The following are encoded together in the Geobacter sulfurreducens PCA genome:
- a CDS encoding FAD-dependent oxidoreductase, protein MAQVVFSSWGRTIVDNRKGGEAQDVSFRLPTTLDGERQIAAFMGWDGIILYDLKVDVPAMAAEYMKRVQTQYCCGKCTPGKKGTKVLADVLAAIIEGRATEADLDTIDDLADLLTNCKCTLCQSSTIPVLDAVKHFREDFLAYITGIRKPANVHRFIDKYTAPCMDRCPAHIDIPAYIEAIKEYRFDESLDIIRDNMPLPSVCGRVCPHPCETHCRRKNVDDSVNIMVLKRSASDYEWMHNAAPPMQPKPQKNKKVAIVGAGPAGLACAYYLALEGYPCTIYEALPEGYGGGMIAVGIPPYRQPRHLLQRDIDIISSMGVDIIYDTRIGKDISLEELKQKFDAVFLAPGAHRSKPMGVEGEDKGYKGFLKGGIDFLREAYMGRPTGMGKKVVVVGGGNTAIDCVRVALREGAEESTLLYRRSRKEMPADVWEVDGADEEGVRFEFQVLPTRVLVDENEQVTGVECVRMALGEPDASGRRRPEPVPGSEFVVECDTVIPAIGQDPDLSFIPDNLGIDITKWNTVVTKYVPLKDAAGKDLKDGMGNPLARVLITDLEGVFAGGDAEIGPLTVVACIGNAHRAARVIQRWLEEGKAYLTEDELMEDILTNMPVYDKNEKVPWLDSRERAHQAEVHGQERASKGNYQEVELGFVDTQAVEEAERCLRCYRVAMAAI, encoded by the coding sequence GTGGCACAGGTGGTTTTTTCCAGCTGGGGAAGAACAATCGTCGATAACCGCAAGGGGGGAGAAGCCCAGGACGTGAGCTTCCGCCTTCCGACCACCCTCGATGGCGAGCGGCAGATTGCCGCGTTCATGGGGTGGGATGGGATCATCCTTTACGACCTGAAGGTTGACGTGCCGGCCATGGCGGCCGAATATATGAAGCGCGTGCAGACCCAGTATTGCTGCGGCAAGTGCACCCCCGGCAAAAAGGGGACCAAGGTTCTTGCCGACGTTTTGGCGGCCATCATTGAGGGGCGGGCCACAGAGGCAGACCTCGACACCATCGACGATCTGGCGGACCTGCTCACCAATTGCAAGTGCACCCTCTGCCAAAGCTCAACGATCCCGGTTCTCGATGCAGTGAAACACTTCCGGGAAGATTTCCTCGCCTATATCACCGGCATCCGCAAACCCGCCAACGTACACCGGTTCATCGACAAGTACACCGCCCCCTGCATGGACCGCTGCCCGGCCCATATCGACATTCCCGCCTACATCGAGGCGATCAAGGAATACCGATTCGATGAGTCGCTTGATATCATCCGCGACAACATGCCGTTGCCGTCGGTCTGCGGCAGGGTGTGCCCGCACCCCTGCGAGACCCACTGTCGCCGCAAGAACGTGGACGACTCGGTCAACATCATGGTGCTCAAGCGTTCCGCCTCCGACTACGAGTGGATGCACAACGCAGCCCCCCCCATGCAACCCAAGCCGCAAAAAAACAAGAAAGTCGCCATTGTCGGGGCCGGCCCGGCAGGCCTTGCCTGCGCCTACTACCTGGCCCTTGAAGGATATCCCTGCACCATCTACGAGGCCCTGCCCGAAGGATACGGCGGCGGTATGATCGCCGTCGGCATCCCCCCCTACCGCCAACCGCGGCACCTGCTCCAACGCGATATCGACATCATTTCCTCCATGGGTGTGGATATCATCTATGACACCCGCATCGGCAAAGACATCTCCCTAGAAGAGCTCAAGCAGAAATTCGACGCCGTCTTCCTGGCACCAGGCGCCCACCGCTCCAAGCCCATGGGCGTCGAGGGAGAAGACAAGGGCTACAAGGGCTTCCTGAAGGGCGGTATCGACTTTCTCCGGGAAGCCTACATGGGACGCCCCACCGGCATGGGGAAAAAGGTGGTCGTGGTTGGCGGCGGCAACACTGCCATTGACTGCGTGCGGGTTGCTCTCCGGGAAGGAGCGGAAGAATCCACACTTCTCTATCGTCGTTCGCGCAAGGAAATGCCGGCCGACGTATGGGAAGTGGACGGTGCCGACGAAGAAGGGGTACGATTTGAGTTCCAGGTCCTCCCCACACGGGTACTCGTGGATGAGAACGAGCAGGTGACCGGTGTGGAATGTGTCCGAATGGCCCTCGGTGAGCCTGACGCCTCGGGGAGGCGCCGGCCCGAGCCGGTTCCCGGCAGCGAGTTCGTGGTCGAGTGTGACACCGTCATCCCGGCCATTGGCCAGGATCCCGATCTTTCCTTCATCCCCGACAACCTGGGAATCGACATCACCAAGTGGAACACCGTTGTCACCAAGTACGTTCCTCTCAAGGATGCGGCGGGCAAGGACTTGAAAGACGGCATGGGCAACCCCCTTGCACGGGTACTCATCACTGACCTTGAGGGTGTTTTCGCGGGCGGCGATGCCGAAATAGGCCCCCTGACCGTCGTCGCCTGCATTGGAAATGCACATCGGGCCGCGCGGGTGATTCAGCGCTGGCTTGAAGAAGGAAAGGCATACCTTACCGAGGACGAACTCATGGAGGACATCCTCACGAACATGCCGGTCTACGACAAGAACGAAAAGGTTCCCTGGCTCGACTCCCGGGAGCGGGCCCACCAAGCCGAGGTCCACGGCCAAGAGCGGGCGAGCAAGGGCAACTACCAGGAAGTGGAACTCGGCTTTGTCGATACCCAGGCAGTGGAGGAAGCAGAGCGCTGCCTCCGGTGCTACCGGGTCGCCATGGCCGCCATTTAG